A genomic segment from Flavobacterium inviolabile encodes:
- a CDS encoding chloride channel protein, with the protein MSLIKKNHRWIILQKLIITSAIIGFLSALLGNTLKKITEHYEEIFFALAKNNWMLYLLFPILSFSIIYFLRQTLFKKKENKGIKEIYESTDSKTKNLPAYKVSSHFLNGLITVIFGGSTGIEVSTVVASAAIGSVVQQKENVFKRYKTQLICAGIASGITALFGSPIAGLIFAYEVISGKFSRSFLLTNGIAVAVAFTFTHFVDSQPMFNIAVLPWHLHALPYMILLGIIAGVNAVYLNRCVLLFKQKFATIDKQHLRILIGAGFVSLALLLLPQLYGEGYHAVKQLIHYSSNLKLTLSFALTLIMVILIKPIVTSLTLVSGGDGGVFAPSLFIGAFLGLLTASVLNTFFNAGVLPINFMVIGMAAMLSASIHAPFTALFLVCEAINDYTLFVPILIVCLISKYTAKLIYPYTVYSYSRV; encoded by the coding sequence ATGTCCTTAATCAAGAAGAATCATCGCTGGATTATTCTTCAGAAATTGATTATCACCTCAGCCATAATAGGCTTTTTAAGTGCCTTATTAGGGAACACTTTAAAAAAAATAACGGAACATTATGAAGAAATTTTCTTCGCCCTGGCAAAAAACAACTGGATGTTGTACCTGCTGTTTCCGATTCTGAGTTTTTCAATCATTTATTTTTTAAGGCAAACGTTATTCAAGAAAAAGGAGAACAAGGGTATCAAGGAGATTTATGAAAGTACCGATTCCAAAACCAAAAACCTCCCGGCCTATAAAGTTTCCTCTCATTTCCTTAACGGATTAATTACCGTTATTTTTGGCGGTTCTACCGGGATTGAGGTTTCTACCGTTGTCGCTTCCGCAGCAATCGGTTCGGTGGTACAGCAAAAGGAAAATGTTTTCAAACGTTATAAAACACAGCTCATCTGCGCCGGAATTGCCTCCGGAATCACCGCTTTATTCGGCAGTCCGATAGCCGGGCTGATTTTTGCCTATGAAGTGATTTCCGGAAAGTTTTCCAGATCTTTTTTACTGACCAACGGAATTGCCGTAGCTGTTGCTTTCACCTTCACTCATTTTGTAGACAGCCAGCCCATGTTTAACATCGCAGTTTTACCCTGGCACCTGCACGCTTTGCCATACATGATTTTGTTAGGCATAATAGCCGGCGTGAATGCGGTGTATTTAAACCGCTGCGTTTTACTTTTCAAACAAAAATTTGCGACAATAGACAAACAGCATTTAAGAATTTTAATCGGTGCCGGTTTCGTCAGCTTGGCATTATTGCTGTTACCACAGTTATACGGAGAAGGATATCATGCTGTAAAGCAACTGATACACTATTCCAGCAATCTGAAATTAACACTATCCTTTGCCCTGACCTTAATTATGGTAATCCTGATCAAACCGATTGTCACTTCGCTTACTCTGGTTTCCGGTGGTGACGGCGGTGTGTTTGCGCCAAGTCTTTTTATCGGCGCCTTTTTAGGATTGCTGACCGCTTCCGTTCTGAATACTTTTTTTAATGCCGGTGTATTGCCTATCAATTTTATGGTAATCGGAATGGCGGCCATGTTGAGCGCCAGTATCCATGCACCGTTTACCGCCTTATTTTTAGTTTGTGAAGCCATAAACGATTATACGTTGTTTGTACCAATCCTGATTGTGTGCTTAATTTCAAAATATACAGCCAAACTGATTTACCCATATACTGTTTACAGTTATTCGCGAGTATAA
- a CDS encoding VOC family protein — protein MKIPDQYLPVMPYIIIEEAEAFLNFTKKVLDAQEQLIVPGEGSRTIMHGEIRIFDAVIMFAQKPDGFDARPCGMFIYIDNVDLVYKKAIENKAVSLMPPVQQDYGYTAGFEDPFGNQWWIVNA, from the coding sequence ATGAAAATCCCAGATCAGTATCTTCCGGTTATGCCCTATATCATTATTGAAGAAGCCGAAGCTTTTTTAAACTTTACCAAAAAAGTACTGGATGCACAGGAACAGCTTATCGTTCCAGGTGAAGGCAGCAGAACCATCATGCATGGCGAAATCAGGATTTTTGACGCCGTGATTATGTTTGCTCAGAAACCCGATGGTTTTGATGCGCGGCCCTGCGGAATGTTTATCTATATTGACAATGTGGACCTTGTTTATAAAAAGGCTATCGAAAACAAAGCCGTTTCCTTAATGCCGCCTGTACAGCAGGATTATGGTTATACTGCTGGTTTTGAAGATCCTTTCGGCAACCAGTGGTGGATTGTAAATGCCTAA
- a CDS encoding HPP family protein, which yields MPTKKIKRNYRKAKYVLYKETLVDFKEHFWAFTGSFVGLGIISYLQYGLYSVQDYVFLIGSFGASCVLVYGVIQSPLAQPRNLVGGHLISAIIGVTIQKLIPDVIWIAAPLAVSLSIVFMQITKTLHPPGGATALIAVTGSADIKALGYWYVISPVLSGALILLAVALLFNNMTSNRQYPSHQKFTHFRKRIKERLKNN from the coding sequence ATGCCTACAAAAAAAATAAAACGGAATTACCGCAAAGCCAAATATGTCCTTTACAAAGAGACTTTAGTCGATTTCAAGGAGCACTTTTGGGCATTTACCGGTTCATTCGTCGGATTGGGAATTATCAGCTACCTGCAATACGGTTTGTACTCCGTTCAGGATTATGTTTTCCTGATTGGTTCATTCGGTGCCTCCTGTGTACTGGTTTATGGCGTGATTCAAAGTCCGCTGGCACAACCGCGTAACCTGGTGGGCGGTCATCTTATTTCTGCCATAATTGGCGTGACCATTCAAAAACTGATCCCCGATGTGATCTGGATTGCTGCCCCGCTGGCCGTTTCCCTGTCCATTGTTTTTATGCAGATTACCAAAACACTTCATCCGCCCGGCGGTGCCACTGCCCTGATTGCAGTTACCGGATCGGCAGATATTAAAGCTCTGGGATACTGGTATGTTATTTCTCCGGTGTTAAGCGGTGCCCTGATCCTTTTGGCGGTAGCGCTGTTGTTCAATAATATGACGTCCAACAGGCAGTATCCGTCGCATCAAAAGTTTACCCATTTTAGAAAAAGGATAAAAGAGCGTTTAAAAAACAACTAG
- a CDS encoding TonB-dependent receptor has translation MKTIITIFCFLSCLAIQSQTKISGKVVDQKGKPLEGANVFIEGTYDGASSDASGAFTFETDAKGNQTLLISFLTFETTKEAIVVESYQPRSFKLKESVNALDAVVISAGTFQAGSNAKAAVLKPLDIVTTAGSAGNIIGALQTLPGTQIVGESGRLFVRGGESDETQTYIDGIRVAQPYGASANNLPTRGRFSPFLFSGISFSTGGYSAEYGDALSSVLLLSTINDPDQEKTDVAFMTVGLGVGNTQKWEKSSLSFNMNYINLEPYQKLIKQNVDWNKPYQSMSGEMVYRRHFENGLFKFYAAFDHASFDLNQKDVNYADPVRVDTKNSNFYLNSSYKGNFGANWTIQTGVGLGYSQNKTDLNADFLKNRENAAHLKLKLSKKFSNKVRFTFGGDYFLTDFKEHFFQDVNAFQSSYTSSIGALYAESDIVLSKDFVAKVGVRGMYSDLLEKSTIDPRISFAYKTSKNGQLSVAYGDFHQLPKQDYLKYTSGFEPEKTAHYLLNYNYAANGQTLRAELFYKDYENLVKYNTDLPQYNSVYNNNGSGFAKGLDIFWRDSKSIKSLDYWVSYSYIDSKRDYKNYTASVTPGFVAKHTLSVVGKYWIDDLRSQLSVTNSFATGRPYNNPNETLFMNGKTKSYNSLSVSWAYLLSQQKILFFSVSNVLGNDNVFGYQYANSPDMSGQFQRQAITQPADRFFFVGFFWTISQDKKSNQLDNL, from the coding sequence ATGAAAACAATAATTACTATTTTTTGCTTTTTAAGTTGTCTGGCTATCCAGTCACAAACCAAAATTTCCGGTAAGGTGGTCGATCAGAAAGGGAAACCGCTTGAAGGAGCGAACGTGTTTATTGAAGGAACCTATGACGGGGCTTCCTCTGATGCTAGCGGCGCTTTTACCTTTGAAACGGATGCGAAAGGAAACCAGACACTTTTAATTAGTTTTCTGACTTTTGAAACCACAAAAGAAGCAATTGTAGTGGAAAGCTACCAGCCAAGATCGTTTAAGCTGAAAGAAAGCGTGAATGCGCTGGATGCTGTGGTTATTTCGGCAGGAACTTTCCAGGCGGGCAGCAATGCAAAGGCAGCAGTGCTAAAACCGTTGGATATCGTTACTACAGCGGGTTCTGCCGGGAACATCATCGGAGCGCTGCAAACCTTACCAGGGACGCAGATTGTTGGCGAAAGCGGACGTTTATTCGTGAGAGGCGGGGAATCGGATGAAACGCAAACCTATATTGACGGTATTCGTGTGGCACAGCCTTATGGCGCATCGGCAAACAACTTGCCTACCAGAGGGCGTTTTTCACCTTTTTTATTTAGCGGGATCTCTTTTTCTACCGGTGGTTATTCTGCCGAATATGGCGATGCCTTATCGAGCGTATTGCTTTTGAGTACCATTAACGATCCCGATCAGGAAAAAACGGATGTTGCTTTTATGACCGTTGGTCTGGGTGTGGGAAATACCCAAAAATGGGAAAAAAGCTCGCTGAGTTTTAATATGAACTATATCAACCTGGAACCGTACCAGAAGCTGATCAAACAAAATGTAGACTGGAACAAGCCGTACCAGTCCATGTCGGGAGAAATGGTGTACCGCCGTCATTTTGAAAACGGGCTGTTTAAGTTTTATGCGGCTTTCGACCATGCAAGTTTTGACCTGAACCAAAAAGATGTGAACTATGCCGATCCGGTTCGGGTAGACACAAAGAACAGTAATTTTTACCTGAACTCGTCCTATAAAGGCAATTTTGGAGCAAACTGGACGATACAGACCGGAGTGGGATTAGGATACAGTCAGAATAAAACGGATCTGAATGCCGATTTTCTAAAAAACAGGGAAAATGCAGCGCACCTGAAATTAAAATTGTCCAAGAAGTTTTCAAATAAAGTGCGTTTCACTTTTGGCGGGGATTATTTCCTGACCGATTTTAAAGAGCATTTTTTCCAGGATGTGAATGCCTTTCAAAGCAGCTACACCAGTAGTATTGGTGCCTTGTATGCCGAATCGGATATTGTATTGTCTAAAGACTTTGTCGCTAAAGTTGGGGTACGCGGGATGTACAGTGATTTATTGGAAAAAAGTACGATCGATCCCCGGATCTCATTTGCTTACAAAACCAGTAAAAACGGACAGCTTTCTGTTGCTTACGGGGATTTTCATCAGCTGCCAAAACAGGATTATCTGAAATATACGTCGGGTTTCGAACCGGAAAAAACAGCACATTATCTGTTGAATTATAATTATGCGGCGAACGGGCAAACCTTAAGAGCGGAGCTTTTTTATAAAGATTACGAAAATCTGGTAAAATACAATACTGACTTACCGCAATACAACAGTGTTTACAATAACAACGGTAGCGGTTTTGCCAAAGGGCTGGATATTTTCTGGAGAGACAGTAAATCGATTAAAAGCCTGGATTACTGGGTTTCCTATTCCTATATTGATAGCAAAAGGGATTATAAAAACTATACCGCTTCGGTTACACCGGGTTTTGTTGCAAAGCATACGCTTTCGGTGGTTGGGAAATACTGGATTGACGATTTGCGTTCCCAGCTGAGTGTAACCAACAGTTTTGCAACCGGAAGACCATACAATAATCCTAATGAAACACTTTTTATGAATGGCAAAACCAAAAGCTATAATAGCCTGAGTGTGAGCTGGGCCTATTTGTTGTCCCAGCAAAAGATTTTGTTCTTCTCTGTTTCCAACGTATTGGGGAATGACAATGTTTTTGGTTACCAATATGCCAATTCACCGGATATGAGCGGGCAGTTCCAGCGTCAGGCGATTACGCAGCCGGCAGACCGTTTTTTCTTTGTGGGCTTCTTCTGGACGATCAGCCAGGACAAGAAATCAAACCAATTGGATAACCTGTAA
- a CDS encoding MmcQ/YjbR family DNA-binding protein — protein sequence MDITELQILCTSFPGVTEDIKWGDDLCFHIGNKMFCVIGLNTVPVTASFKVTAEEFSELIHRNGIKPAPYVARYKWVLVEDIALLSPKEWQHYIQQSYHLVKDKLPAKVKKELQ from the coding sequence ATGGATATTACTGAATTACAAATACTTTGCACTTCTTTTCCGGGTGTCACAGAAGACATTAAATGGGGAGATGATTTGTGTTTTCATATCGGAAACAAAATGTTTTGTGTAATTGGCCTCAATACGGTTCCGGTTACCGCATCGTTTAAAGTAACAGCCGAAGAATTTTCAGAACTCATTCATAGAAACGGAATCAAGCCGGCGCCTTATGTCGCCCGTTACAAATGGGTTTTGGTTGAAGATATTGCACTGTTATCGCCAAAAGAATGGCAGCATTATATACAGCAGTCGTATCACTTGGTCAAAGACAAACTACCGGCGAAAGTCAAAAAGGAATTGCAATAA